Proteins from one Microbacterium proteolyticum genomic window:
- a CDS encoding biotin carboxylase N-terminal domain-containing protein yields the protein MFDTVLIANRGEIACRIIRTLRRLGIRSVAVYSDADADARHVHLADVAVRLGPAPAAQSYLDTDAVLRAARGAGAQAIHPGYGFLAENAAFARACEEAGIAFVGPTADAISVMGDKITAKHAVEARGVPTVPGIARAGMTDAELIAAAPEVGYPLLIKPSAGGGGKGMHVVEAERDLAGALAAARREAAASFGDDTLFFERYVRTPRHIEVQVLADAHGAVVHLGERECSLQRRHQKVIEEAPSPLLDAATRERIGTAACETARSVDYRGAGTVEFIVSADAPDEFFFMEMNTRLQVEHPVTEEITGLDLVEQQLRIAAGEPLTLTQDAVTLTGHAIEARVYAEDPASGFLPTGGHVARVVHPVGEGIRVDTALEDGLDVSVDYDPMLAKIIAWGPDRESARRRLVAALGETAVLGFATNVDFVRRLLEVPAVVAGDLDTGLIAREFDRLPLAAPHDDDFRAAAVLLDAATRSASPAAGAWGRGDGWRLGSPAPRRHRLTSAGVERIVTVRGAGAALSVDVDGEVLPARVRTSGDGTAMVDLGGRVHTFAAAVDAAGVWVAREGAVLLIDTVRESHRADATADADPQLVSPMPGTVVMVHVADGATVEAGDPVLAVEAMKMEHVVRSSVAGTVALHARVGDVVSRGQALAVVAPAPAAPAAPAPPAPAAAAAPATALAADPAPPAPAPPVPAASP from the coding sequence ATGTTCGACACCGTCCTCATCGCCAACCGCGGCGAGATCGCCTGCCGCATCATCCGCACGCTCCGCCGACTCGGCATCCGCTCGGTCGCCGTGTACAGCGACGCCGACGCCGACGCCCGGCACGTCCACCTCGCCGACGTCGCCGTACGGCTCGGTCCCGCCCCCGCCGCCCAGAGCTACCTCGACACGGATGCCGTGCTGCGCGCCGCCCGCGGCGCCGGGGCGCAGGCGATCCACCCCGGGTACGGCTTCCTCGCCGAGAACGCCGCGTTCGCCCGCGCGTGCGAGGAGGCGGGCATCGCGTTCGTCGGTCCCACCGCCGACGCGATCTCGGTCATGGGCGACAAGATCACGGCCAAGCACGCCGTCGAGGCGCGCGGAGTGCCCACGGTGCCGGGCATCGCCCGGGCGGGGATGACGGATGCCGAGCTCATCGCGGCCGCACCCGAGGTGGGGTATCCGCTGCTCATCAAGCCGTCGGCCGGCGGTGGGGGCAAGGGCATGCACGTCGTCGAGGCCGAGCGCGACCTCGCGGGAGCCCTCGCGGCAGCCCGCCGAGAGGCTGCCGCGAGCTTCGGCGACGACACCCTGTTCTTCGAGCGGTACGTGCGCACGCCGCGCCACATCGAGGTGCAGGTGCTCGCCGATGCTCACGGCGCGGTCGTGCACCTGGGCGAGCGCGAGTGCTCGCTGCAACGGCGGCACCAGAAGGTCATCGAAGAGGCCCCGTCGCCGTTGCTCGACGCGGCCACGCGCGAGCGCATCGGTACCGCCGCGTGCGAGACGGCCCGCAGCGTCGACTACCGCGGCGCCGGCACGGTCGAGTTCATCGTCTCGGCCGATGCGCCCGACGAGTTCTTCTTCATGGAGATGAACACGCGCCTGCAGGTCGAGCACCCCGTCACCGAGGAGATCACGGGTCTCGACCTCGTCGAGCAGCAGCTGCGGATCGCCGCCGGCGAGCCCCTGACCCTGACCCAGGATGCCGTGACCCTGACCGGCCACGCGATCGAGGCGCGCGTGTACGCCGAGGACCCGGCATCCGGATTCCTGCCGACGGGTGGACACGTCGCGCGCGTTGTGCACCCGGTCGGGGAGGGGATCCGCGTGGACACCGCGCTGGAGGACGGCCTCGACGTCTCGGTCGACTACGACCCGATGCTCGCGAAGATCATCGCGTGGGGGCCCGATCGCGAGAGCGCGCGGCGACGGCTCGTTGCGGCGCTCGGCGAGACGGCGGTGCTCGGGTTCGCGACGAACGTCGATTTCGTCCGTCGGCTGCTCGAGGTGCCCGCAGTCGTCGCGGGCGACCTCGACACCGGGCTGATCGCGCGGGAGTTCGACCGGCTGCCGCTCGCCGCTCCGCACGACGACGACTTCCGTGCGGCCGCGGTACTCCTGGATGCCGCGACGCGGTCGGCATCCCCCGCCGCGGGCGCGTGGGGCCGCGGCGACGGCTGGCGGCTCGGGTCGCCCGCGCCGCGGCGCCATCGGCTGACGTCCGCCGGGGTGGAGCGGATCGTCACCGTGCGCGGGGCCGGAGCCGCACTGTCGGTCGACGTCGACGGAGAGGTCCTGCCCGCCCGGGTGCGGACGTCGGGCGACGGCACGGCGATGGTCGACCTGGGTGGTCGCGTGCACACCTTCGCGGCCGCCGTCGACGCCGCGGGCGTGTGGGTCGCCCGCGAGGGCGCGGTGCTGCTTATCGACACCGTGCGCGAGAGCCATCGCGCCGACGCCACCGCGGATGCCGACCCGCAGCTCGTGTCGCCGATGCCCGGCACCGTGGTGATGGTGCACGTCGCCGACGGCGCGACCGTGGAAGCGGGCGACCCCGTGCTGGCGGTCGAGGCGATGAAGATGGAGCACGTGGTGCGGTCGAGCGTGGCGGGGACGGTCGCGCTGCACGCCCGGGTCGGCGACGTCGTCTCGCGCGGGCAGGCGCTCGCCGTGGTCGCGCCCGCCCCCGCCGCCCCCGCGGCCCCCGCGCCGCCCGCCCCCGCCGCCGCCGCCGCGCCGGCCACCGCCCTCGCCGCGGACCCTGCGCCCCCCGCCCCCGCGCCGCCCGTCCCCGCCGCGTCGCCCTGA
- a CDS encoding SDR family oxidoreductase, translating to MPETLPTPDREAGRVASIDPHELEIALRVLDAAAALDPEDPAYIALRRQTGKLYKDVKRQSRKEKRQRIADADKAVVAATATGAADRIDDETRGIPLATRVETPYAGELIKPRNCYICKELYTLVDAFYHQLCPDCAAMSHAKRDARTDLTGKRALLTGGRAKIGMYIALRLLRDGAHTTITTRFPRDAVRRFSSLPDSVDWLHRLKIVGIDLRDPAQVIGLAESVASAGPLDILINNAAQTVRRSPGAYKPLVDAELAPLPDGPLPELLTFGHTNDAHPLALAQSVSAHPILASAARTADELTAEAMAAGSSSLERLAAGTAIDAGGLVPDEDRINSWTQHVDQVEPLEMLEVQLANMTAPFLLVSRLRPAMAASTAQRKYIVNVSAMEGVFGRGYKGPGHPHTNMAKAALNMLTRTSAREMFESDGILMTAVDTGWITDERPHFTKVRLAEEGFHAPLDLVDGAARVYDPIVRGEAGEDLFGIFLKDYRKSSW from the coding sequence GTGCCCGAAACACTCCCGACACCCGATCGCGAGGCCGGCCGCGTGGCATCCATCGATCCTCATGAGCTCGAGATCGCCCTGCGCGTGCTCGATGCCGCTGCCGCTCTCGACCCCGAAGATCCGGCGTACATCGCGCTGCGTCGCCAGACCGGCAAGCTCTACAAGGACGTCAAGCGGCAGTCCCGCAAAGAGAAGCGCCAGCGCATCGCCGACGCCGACAAGGCCGTCGTCGCCGCCACCGCCACCGGCGCGGCCGACCGCATCGACGACGAGACGCGCGGCATCCCCCTCGCGACCCGCGTCGAAACGCCCTACGCCGGCGAGCTGATCAAGCCCCGCAACTGCTACATCTGCAAAGAGCTGTACACGCTCGTCGACGCGTTCTACCACCAGCTCTGCCCCGACTGCGCGGCGATGAGCCACGCCAAGCGCGACGCCCGCACCGACCTCACCGGCAAACGCGCGCTCCTCACCGGTGGCCGCGCGAAGATCGGCATGTACATCGCGCTGCGCCTGCTGCGCGACGGCGCCCACACGACCATCACGACGCGCTTCCCGCGCGATGCGGTGCGACGCTTCTCGTCGCTCCCCGACAGTGTGGACTGGCTGCACCGCCTCAAGATCGTCGGCATCGACCTGCGCGACCCGGCCCAGGTGATCGGACTCGCCGAGTCGGTGGCATCCGCGGGTCCGCTCGACATCCTCATCAACAACGCCGCGCAGACCGTGCGGCGCTCGCCGGGTGCGTACAAACCCCTGGTGGATGCCGAACTCGCACCGCTCCCGGACGGACCGCTGCCCGAGCTGCTCACCTTCGGCCACACCAACGACGCGCACCCGCTCGCGCTGGCGCAGTCGGTGTCGGCGCACCCGATCCTCGCGTCGGCCGCGCGCACGGCCGACGAGCTCACCGCCGAGGCGATGGCCGCGGGGTCGTCGTCGCTCGAGCGTCTGGCCGCGGGCACCGCGATCGACGCGGGCGGCCTCGTTCCCGACGAGGACCGCATCAACAGCTGGACGCAGCACGTCGACCAGGTGGAGCCCCTCGAGATGCTCGAGGTGCAGCTCGCGAACATGACGGCGCCGTTCCTGCTCGTGAGCCGCCTGCGTCCCGCGATGGCGGCGTCGACGGCGCAGCGGAAGTACATCGTCAACGTCTCGGCGATGGAGGGCGTGTTCGGCCGCGGATACAAGGGTCCCGGTCACCCGCACACCAACATGGCCAAGGCCGCGCTGAACATGCTCACGCGCACCAGCGCCCGCGAGATGTTCGAGTCCGACGGCATCCTGATGACCGCCGTCGACACCGGCTGGATCACCGACGAACGGCCGCACTTCACCAAGGTGCGCCTCGCCGAGGAGGGCTTCCACGCCCCGCTCGACCTCGTCGACGGCGCCGCCCGCGTGTACGACCCAATCGTGCGCGGCGAGGCCGGCGAAGACCTCTTCGGCATTTTCCTGAAGGACTACCGCAAGAGCTCGTGGTGA
- a CDS encoding carboxyl transferase domain-containing protein gives MAQDYRALVEQLRERREDIARGGPERARERHTARGKMLARDRIDALLDRGSPFLEVAPLAAFDMYDGDCPAGGVVAGIGLVHGRHVMVVANDATVKGGTYYPITVKKHLRAQEIAAENRLPCVYLVDSGGAFLPMQDEVFPDRDHFGRIFYNQARMSRDGIPQIAAVLGSSTAGGAYVPAMSDETVIVRNQGTIFLGGPPLVKAATGEIVSAEDLGGGAVHTRVSGVTDHLAENDAHALQIVRDIVATLRPPEPLAVEPARAPERPASELEDVVPVELTAPYDAREILARIVDADSIHEFKREYGETLVTAFARIEGHRVGVIANNGVLFGESALKGAHFIELCDQRGIPLVFLQNITGFMVGREYESGGIAKHGAKMVNAVACASVPKLTVVVGGSFGAGTYSMCGRAYSPRFLWLWPGARVSVMGGPQAASVLSTVRRDQIEAGGGEWSTDDQAAFEAPIRAQYEEQGSPYYSTARLWDDGIIEPSQTRDVLALALDVVARTPLDAPGYGVFRM, from the coding sequence ATGGCGCAGGACTACCGCGCGCTCGTCGAGCAACTGCGCGAGCGGCGCGAAGACATCGCGAGAGGCGGGCCCGAGAGAGCGCGCGAGCGGCACACCGCGCGGGGCAAGATGCTCGCCCGCGACCGCATCGACGCGCTGCTCGATCGGGGGAGCCCCTTCCTCGAGGTCGCGCCGCTCGCGGCGTTCGACATGTACGACGGCGACTGCCCGGCGGGGGGAGTGGTGGCCGGGATCGGCCTCGTGCACGGGCGGCACGTCATGGTCGTCGCCAACGACGCCACGGTCAAGGGCGGCACGTACTACCCGATCACGGTGAAGAAGCACCTCCGGGCGCAGGAGATCGCCGCCGAGAACCGCCTCCCGTGCGTGTACCTCGTCGACTCGGGCGGGGCGTTCCTGCCGATGCAGGACGAGGTGTTCCCCGACCGCGACCACTTCGGCCGCATCTTCTACAACCAGGCGCGGATGTCGCGCGACGGCATCCCGCAGATCGCCGCGGTGCTCGGCTCGTCCACGGCGGGTGGGGCGTACGTGCCGGCCATGAGCGACGAGACGGTCATCGTCCGGAACCAGGGCACGATCTTCCTCGGCGGGCCGCCGCTCGTGAAGGCGGCGACCGGCGAGATCGTCAGCGCGGAAGACCTCGGCGGCGGAGCCGTCCACACCCGCGTCTCGGGAGTCACCGACCACCTCGCGGAGAACGACGCGCATGCGCTCCAGATCGTCCGCGACATCGTGGCGACGCTGCGCCCGCCGGAGCCCCTCGCGGTCGAGCCGGCCCGCGCGCCGGAACGCCCCGCGAGCGAGCTCGAGGACGTGGTGCCGGTCGAGCTGACCGCCCCGTACGACGCGCGGGAGATCCTCGCCCGGATCGTGGACGCGGACAGCATCCACGAGTTCAAACGCGAGTACGGCGAGACCCTCGTCACCGCCTTCGCCCGCATCGAGGGGCACCGGGTCGGAGTGATCGCCAACAACGGCGTGCTCTTCGGCGAGTCAGCGCTCAAGGGCGCCCACTTCATCGAACTGTGCGACCAGCGCGGCATCCCGCTGGTGTTCCTGCAGAACATCACCGGGTTCATGGTCGGGCGCGAGTACGAGTCCGGCGGCATCGCGAAGCACGGCGCCAAGATGGTCAACGCGGTCGCCTGCGCCTCGGTGCCGAAGCTCACCGTCGTCGTCGGCGGATCGTTCGGCGCGGGCACCTACTCGATGTGCGGCCGCGCGTATTCACCGCGATTCCTGTGGCTGTGGCCCGGCGCCCGCGTTTCGGTGATGGGCGGTCCGCAGGCGGCATCCGTCCTCTCCACCGTCCGGCGCGATCAGATCGAGGCGGGCGGCGGGGAATGGTCGACCGACGACCAGGCCGCGTTCGAGGCACCGATCCGCGCGCAGTACGAGGAGCAGGGGAGCCCCTACTACTCCACCGCGCGGCTCTGGGACGACGGCATCATCGAGCCGAGCCAGACCCGCGACGTGCTCGCCCTCGCGCTCGACGTCGTCGCGCGCACCCCCCTCGACGCGCCGGGCTACGGCGTCTTCCGGATGTGA